The Gemmatimonadota bacterium DNA segment CCGAATCAGAATGTGCCGGACAACCTGGTCAGCCCGGACAACGCGCCGACCAGGGTCAGCAGTCCGATTCCCCAGCAATAATACGAAAACCTGGACAGATTGCCAGCAACAACGATGCGAAGGAGCAGCTTGAGCGCGATGTAACCGCTCACGGCCGCTGTGAGCGTTCCCACCGCTACCGGGGTCCATTGATCCGAAGGAATGGCGCCCGAATCTCCTGCCTGGACTGCAACCGCTCCCAGAATGGCGGGAACCGCTAATAGAAAAGAGTAACGCGCCGCCAGCCGCCGGTCAAGTCCCAACAGCAAGGCGATGGAAATGGTCGTTCCGGACCGCGAGATCCCGGGAATCAGCGCCAGCGCCTGGCCCAGACCGATCAGCAGCGCATCGATCCAGGTCGTCCTTCGAAGGTCCCGGTCAGCTTGCCCGGTCCAACCCGGCCGGCCCGCGTGATCCGTGTGGCCGACTCGAGTAGACCCGCCGGGCCGGTCCAGCGGATTCGCCCGGCCCGACGGACCAGG contains these protein-coding regions:
- a CDS encoding undecaprenyl-diphosphate phosphatase produces the protein MILGFLQGVTEFLPISSSGHLVVYQWLFGPGGPGGPGGPGEPQLLFEVMVHLGTLIAVLVVFRTDIALLVSGAWRAVTGHADEDRGALRLLLLLAVGTIPAAVFGLGWKDELEHLFSAPAYVGCAFLVTGTILWLSRFSSQRGRPGPSGRANPLDRPGGSTRVGHTDHAGRPGWTGQADRDLRRTTWIDALLIGLGQALALIPGISRSGTTISIALLLGLDRRLAARYSFLLAVPAILGAVAVQAGDSGAIPSDQWTPVAVGTLTAAVSGYIALKLLLRIVVAGNLSRFSYYCWGIGLLTLVGALSGLTRLSGTF